In Desulfosudis oleivorans Hxd3, the DNA window ACAACCTTGTTTGGCACATTGGCTAGTGCCAACATTTTGATAAGCACTGCAATGTTTATAGTTGCATTATTCCGGCTGCTCGTATTAGGTGCTGCAAAAGATTACGAGCGGTCACCAAAGAATTGAAACAAAAAATAGACAAGCTGAAGAAAACCGAGTAACCCGTTTTAGCGTAAAATTTTTATCCACAATCAAAGGCGGTCTTCTATGTCACAGTGGTGTCCATAATTTGTGGACATCACCCTACAAAATGATTTCCGTACGTACGGAAAAATCCTCACTGTTTCATCCCAGTCATTTGTATCCTGGGGATGTCCGTTTATCAGGCGTTCCCTTTTAAACATCACTCCTGTTGATGTGATGCAAATATCATAATCAACAAAACAAGCCAGTAGAGAGGGCAGTCGCCGGTTTTACCGCCGGGGCTGCCCTTTTGTGTTGGGGGCAAGGAAAGCCTCCCGATGTCAGCCTGGTGAGCCCTGATGCTTGCCGGGCTTTTTGCGTTTTAACCACCATAAACTCAAAGGAGAAGCCCATGAACAGAGAAATCCTCGAAAAACCATTTGGCCCGGAGCAAATCAAACAGCGTGAAGGCAACTTTGGCAAGATGCTGGCCTACATCGAAGGTCATGTCGTCATTCAAAGGCTCAACGATGCTTTTGACGCGGATTGGTCGTTTACTATTCTTCATCACGAAATCCTGAAGGATACCGATGAGGTCATTGTAATCGGTGAATTGAAGGCGGGTGGCGTCGTAAAAAGCCAATTCGGTTCAAGCCGGATTACCCGTGCCAGGGAGACTGGAGAGATCCTCTCCCTTTCCGATGACCTGAAAGCCGCCACAACGGATGCCCTGAAAAAGGCGGCCACGCTGCTGGGTGTCGGCCTTCATATCTATGGCGGCAACGGACAGCAGCAAGGTAAGCCCCTTGCCGCCGGCGACAATGGAGACCACTCACAGGGGCCATCCAACGGCAATGGTGGCGGCAACGGCCGCATCACCGGCAACCAGTATAAGTACATGATACGGCTTAATGAGGACCAGGGCCGTACACTG includes these proteins:
- a CDS encoding Rad52/Rad22 family DNA repair protein, with product MNREILEKPFGPEQIKQREGNFGKMLAYIEGHVVIQRLNDAFDADWSFTILHHEILKDTDEVIVIGELKAGGVVKSQFGSSRITRARETGEILSLSDDLKAATTDALKKAATLLGVGLHIYGGNGQQQGKPLAAGDNGDHSQGPSNGNGGGNGRITGNQYKYMIRLNEDQGRTLEDLNQQCLTMYGAVAQHLSKADASSVIKQLLAN